One genomic window of Hemitrygon akajei chromosome 1, sHemAka1.3, whole genome shotgun sequence includes the following:
- the LOC140726208 gene encoding transcription factor Sox-17-alpha-A-like, with protein MSSPDAGYASDDQVQGSCNMTGMLPTMGSCQWVEPMSSLVDTKVAGAADQASNPGNRSKSESRIRRPMNAFMVWAKDERKRLAQQNPDLHNAELSKMLGKSWRGLSLTEKRPFVEEAERLRVQHMKEHPNYKYRPRRRKQIKRIKRVDTGLLMHSISEQQLSNDGRVCNQSMNMSYHDTGYCIQSQIPHLSHYREAQAMAAGVESFGLPTPETSPLDVLEASSVFFPAQLQEDCQIMPYGNSTGYHPHQQHPDYTTQENQAALFRRQRAELGVSQDDQMGHDGGFHGMFSPCHNMVAMYYSQMCSSNGQRPLNMHVGQLSPPPEPHRVDNLDHLSQADLVAEVDSNEFEQYLTSVARPDLAGLPYNAPEANPNGLTSAENNLISSVLSDASSAMYYSNFTSA; from the exons ATGAGCAGCCCTGATGCTGGTTACGCTAGTGACGACCAGGTTCAGGGTAGCTGCAACATGACCGGAATGTTGCCGACGATGGGATCCTGTCAGTGGGTTGAACCTATGAGTTCTCTCGTAGATACCAAAGTCGCTGGCGCTGCCGATCAAGCGAGCAATCCCGGCAACCGTTCCAAGTCTGAGAGCCGCATTCGTCGGCCGATGAATGCCTTCATGGTCTGGGCAAAGGACGAGCGCAAAAGACTGGCGCAACAAAACCCGGACCTACACAATGCCGAGCTCAGCAAGATGCTGG GTAAGTCGTGGAGAGGCCTCTCCCTGACTGAGAAACGCCCCTTtgtggaggaggctgagagacTTCGGGTGCAGCACATGAAAGAACATCCCAACTACAAATACCGGCCTAGGCGGAGGAAACAGATTAAGAGAATCAAGCGGGTGGACACGGGCTTGCTGATGCACAGCATCTCTGAGCAGCAGCTGAGCAACGACGGGCGCGTTTGTAACCAAAGCATGAATATGTCGTACCACGACACCGGCTACTGCATTCAGAGCCAGATCCCGCACCTCAGCCACTACAGGGAAGCTCAAGCCATGGCAGCCGGTGTGGAGAGTTTCGGCTTGCCAACCCCTGAGACTTCTCCTTTGGACGTTTTAGAGGCAAGTTCTGTATTCTTCCCTGCACAGTTGCAAGAAGATTGCCAAATAATGCCTTATGGGAACAGCACTGGATACCATCCCCACCAACAGCACCCCGACTACACTACCCAGGAAAACCAAGCCGCCCTTTTCCGTCGGCAGAGAGCTGAGCTGGGAGTTTCCCAGGATGATCAGATGGGACACGACGGCGGTTTCCACGGGATGTTCAGTCCTTGCCATAACATGGTAGCAATGTACTACAGCCAGATGTGCTCGTCAAACGGCCAGCGGCCCCTGAATATGCATGTTGGGCAACTCTCTCCACCCCCTGAACCGCACCGTGTGGACAACCTGGACCATCTCAGCCAGGCTGATCTGGTGGCGGAAGTAGATAGCAATGAATTCGAGCAATACCTCACGTCGGTCGCACGACCTGACCTGGCAGGACTCCCCTACAATGCGCCCGAGGCAAATCCGAACGGACTCACTTCAGCAGAGAACAATCTGATTTCCTCCGTCCTTTCCGATGCCAGCAGTGCCATGTATTACTCCAATTTCACCTCGGCATAA